One Chryseobacterium sp. StRB126 genomic region harbors:
- a CDS encoding TolC family protein: MKSNFLIIVLCTVTGIFIKGQTEQGPIYFNEYLNYVKDKNLGLAAQKYNVSMAEASILTAGIFPDPQIEMETSNNGVSKDMGYTVEGAVSWTLELGGKRKARIETAKNEAEYSKLQLQDYLRNLLADATLGYIEALKSKALLNVQKESYQSMLKLAKSDSIRYKLGDISKVTSQQSRLEASSLLNEVYQLEGAQQQSITALSDFIGSDSTGKEVAGDLNTFNRTFTLNDLITQAFNQRADLLASKQNINTAASRIKLEKANRVIDLGLSAGAGHNTVANNEIAPSPAVNTVKLGISVPIKFSNRRNADLKIAEMGYSQAETEYRQIENSIRMEVTQAYQQYTSAQKQLQQFDNGMLKEAENILKGITYSYQRGESSILEVLNAQRTYNELRQNYFQLLTENASALIELERKAGIWDIDF; encoded by the coding sequence ATGAAATCTAATTTTTTAATCATAGTATTATGTACCGTTACCGGTATATTCATTAAAGGCCAGACAGAACAGGGGCCTATTTACTTCAATGAATACCTGAATTATGTGAAGGATAAAAATCTAGGTCTTGCTGCACAGAAGTACAACGTCAGCATGGCTGAAGCCTCTATCCTCACCGCAGGAATATTTCCGGATCCTCAAATTGAAATGGAAACTTCTAACAACGGGGTTTCCAAAGATATGGGGTACACAGTTGAAGGAGCCGTTAGCTGGACGCTTGAATTGGGTGGCAAAAGAAAAGCAAGAATAGAAACCGCAAAAAATGAAGCCGAATATTCTAAACTACAACTACAGGATTATCTACGAAACCTTCTTGCTGACGCTACTTTAGGGTATATTGAAGCTTTAAAATCAAAAGCATTGCTGAATGTTCAGAAAGAGTCTTATCAAAGTATGCTTAAACTGGCTAAATCTGATAGTATCCGATACAAGTTAGGTGATATTTCCAAAGTAACCTCTCAGCAAAGCAGATTGGAAGCTTCTTCTTTATTGAACGAAGTTTATCAGCTGGAAGGAGCTCAGCAACAGTCTATCACTGCCTTATCTGATTTTATCGGGAGTGACAGTACTGGCAAAGAGGTTGCCGGAGATCTCAATACCTTCAACAGAACGTTCACTTTAAATGACCTCATTACCCAGGCTTTTAACCAAAGAGCAGATCTTTTAGCTTCCAAGCAAAATATCAATACTGCTGCCAGCCGTATTAAACTTGAAAAAGCTAATCGCGTTATAGACTTAGGATTGAGTGCCGGAGCCGGACACAATACTGTGGCCAATAATGAAATTGCACCTTCTCCTGCTGTCAATACCGTAAAATTGGGAATCAGTGTTCCTATAAAATTTTCCAATCGCCGGAATGCCGATCTTAAAATTGCAGAAATGGGCTACTCACAGGCAGAAACAGAATACAGACAGATTGAAAACAGCATCAGGATGGAAGTTACTCAGGCTTACCAACAGTATACTTCTGCGCAAAAACAGCTGCAGCAATTTGATAACGGCATGCTGAAAGAAGCAGAAAACATCCTGAAAGGAATCACTTACAGTTATCAGCGGGGAGAAAGTTCTATTTTAGAAGTACTCAATGCCCAAAGAACGTATAATGAGCTTCGTCAGAATTATTTCCAACTTTTAACAGAAAACGCTTCCGCTTTAATTGAACTTGAACGTAAAGCCGGAATCTGGGATATTGATTTTTAA
- a CDS encoding efflux RND transporter permease subunit: MKKLLTVSIQKKWLILALFILLGFFGYYSWTKLSVEAYPDIADTTSQVVTQVQGLAAEEVEQQITIPLERALNGIPGMHVMRSKSTFGLSMITIVFDDGIDDYWARQRIQERLAEVSLPYGAQPGLDPLTSPVGEIYRYVIESDNHSLRELTDLQNFVIIPRIKQVSGIADVTNFGGITTQFQIELDPNKLEQYGLSLAEIIETISKNNASAGGSMLPRGDLAYVVRGIGLIKNLDDLGKTVVKTEKGVPVFLNDIGTLKYGNLERKGILGFTDRNRNYNESVGGIVLLLKGQNPSQVLIGVHEAVDELNKNILPAGVKIHTYLDRTDLVKTTLNTVSHTLTEGIVLVIIILIVFLGSWRGALLTAITIPFSLLIAFILMHFTNIPANLLSLGAIDFGIIVDGSIVMLEAILRQREEHPDKELEEKTIIQKATEIAKPIFFSGIIIITAYLPLFAFERVEKKLFTPMAFTVGYALLGALAVALLLIPGLAYMIYRKPRKLYHNRWLEKVSNAYGKGIDKIMDAPKKIFIPAGIVLLGAGILSYSVGKDFLPELDEGSIWLQVQLPPGISLKKAQEMSDSLRLRTMKHSEVTYIMVQAGRNDDGTDPWTASHFEVSVGIKPYKEWASGKTKADLIKELAEDYKEMPGFTVGFSQPMIDGVMDKISGAHSELVVKIYGDDFAGTRQVADNVLSLLKTVPGSADLAIDQEPPLPQLQIVADRNKIAQYGLNVSDVTDLIETALGGKAVSQIFIGNKVYDISCRYVENSRNTPEKIGNLMLASSSGAKIPLSQIATVKLSTGESTITREMNKRHLTVKLNLRGRDLTSFINEAQKSIEKNIRYDHEKFQIKWGGQFENKNRAYSRLAVIVPLALAVMFLLLYGAFGTFRQALVLMSIIPLALFGGMLALNIRGMSLNVSSAVGFIALFGVAIQNGVIMVSHINTLRKNGIPLKASVIQGAKDRFRPVLMTASVAIIGLLPASLATGIGSDVQRPLATVIVYGLMFSTFLTLFVLPAIYYLAEYRFDKQNATSHEI, encoded by the coding sequence ATGAAAAAGTTATTAACAGTTTCCATACAGAAAAAATGGCTTATACTGGCCCTCTTTATATTATTAGGTTTTTTTGGATACTATTCCTGGACTAAACTTTCCGTTGAAGCTTATCCGGATATTGCAGACACCACTTCACAGGTAGTAACTCAGGTACAAGGACTCGCTGCCGAAGAAGTAGAACAACAAATCACGATTCCACTGGAAAGAGCTCTTAACGGAATTCCGGGAATGCATGTGATGCGAAGCAAAAGTACATTCGGACTTTCTATGATTACCATTGTATTTGATGATGGCATTGATGATTATTGGGCTAGACAGCGTATTCAGGAAAGACTGGCTGAAGTTTCCCTGCCTTATGGTGCCCAGCCGGGACTAGATCCACTAACCTCGCCCGTAGGAGAAATCTACCGTTATGTTATTGAAAGTGACAATCACAGTTTAAGGGAACTTACTGATCTTCAGAATTTCGTGATCATCCCCAGAATAAAACAGGTTTCAGGCATTGCAGATGTAACTAATTTTGGAGGAATTACAACTCAGTTTCAGATAGAGCTTGATCCCAACAAGCTGGAACAATATGGTCTTTCCCTTGCAGAAATCATTGAAACCATCAGTAAAAACAATGCCAGCGCAGGTGGAAGTATGCTTCCCCGTGGTGATCTCGCCTATGTAGTTCGTGGAATCGGATTGATTAAAAATCTTGACGATCTTGGAAAAACCGTTGTGAAAACTGAAAAAGGAGTTCCTGTTTTTTTAAATGATATCGGAACTTTAAAATATGGAAATCTTGAACGCAAAGGAATCCTTGGTTTTACTGACAGAAATAGAAACTATAATGAAAGTGTAGGCGGAATTGTCTTGCTATTAAAAGGTCAAAATCCATCGCAGGTATTAATTGGGGTTCACGAAGCAGTAGATGAACTCAACAAAAATATTCTTCCGGCTGGGGTAAAAATCCACACCTATCTGGACAGAACTGATCTGGTAAAAACCACTCTTAACACCGTTTCTCATACCTTAACAGAAGGAATTGTTTTAGTAATCATTATACTGATTGTATTCCTTGGAAGCTGGCGGGGAGCTCTCCTTACAGCCATTACCATTCCTTTTTCACTTCTTATTGCTTTTATTTTAATGCATTTCACCAATATTCCGGCCAACCTTCTTTCACTGGGAGCCATAGATTTCGGAATTATTGTAGATGGTTCCATCGTAATGCTGGAAGCTATATTGAGGCAGAGAGAAGAACATCCCGACAAGGAACTAGAAGAGAAAACAATCATTCAAAAAGCCACTGAAATTGCGAAACCGATATTCTTTTCAGGAATTATCATCATTACGGCTTACCTGCCTTTGTTCGCATTTGAAAGAGTGGAAAAAAAACTATTTACTCCCATGGCATTTACTGTAGGATACGCATTATTAGGAGCTCTGGCTGTCGCTTTATTACTGATCCCCGGGCTGGCTTATATGATTTATAGAAAGCCAAGAAAATTGTATCACAACCGATGGCTTGAAAAAGTAAGTAACGCTTATGGCAAAGGAATTGATAAAATCATGGATGCTCCAAAAAAAATCTTCATCCCTGCAGGAATCGTTTTACTTGGAGCCGGAATTCTTTCTTATAGCGTGGGCAAAGACTTCTTACCTGAACTTGATGAAGGTTCTATCTGGCTGCAGGTACAGCTTCCACCGGGAATTTCTTTGAAAAAGGCTCAGGAAATGAGTGATTCTCTTCGTCTCAGAACGATGAAGCATTCCGAAGTTACTTATATTATGGTACAGGCAGGGCGTAATGATGACGGCACCGATCCATGGACAGCCTCTCACTTTGAAGTATCTGTAGGTATCAAACCTTACAAAGAATGGGCATCAGGAAAGACAAAAGCAGACCTCATCAAAGAATTAGCAGAAGATTATAAGGAAATGCCCGGCTTTACCGTAGGTTTCTCTCAACCTATGATTGATGGAGTAATGGATAAAATATCAGGAGCTCACAGTGAGTTGGTGGTGAAAATTTACGGGGATGACTTCGCCGGAACAAGACAGGTTGCAGACAATGTTCTTTCCCTTTTAAAAACCGTTCCCGGTTCTGCGGATCTCGCCATTGATCAGGAGCCACCGCTTCCTCAGTTGCAGATTGTTGCTGACCGAAATAAAATTGCCCAGTACGGATTGAATGTTTCTGATGTTACTGATCTTATTGAAACGGCTCTCGGAGGGAAAGCCGTCTCCCAAATCTTCATTGGCAACAAAGTATATGATATTTCCTGCCGCTATGTTGAAAACAGCCGCAATACTCCCGAAAAAATAGGAAACCTGATGCTGGCCTCTTCTTCGGGAGCAAAAATTCCCCTTTCGCAAATTGCCACGGTAAAATTGAGTACCGGAGAAAGTACCATCACAAGAGAAATGAATAAGAGACACCTTACCGTGAAACTAAACCTTAGAGGGCGTGATCTTACTTCATTCATCAACGAAGCACAGAAAAGTATTGAAAAAAATATTCGTTATGATCATGAAAAATTTCAGATCAAATGGGGCGGACAATTTGAAAATAAAAACAGAGCTTATTCAAGGTTAGCAGTTATTGTACCGTTGGCACTAGCGGTTATGTTCCTGCTGCTATATGGAGCGTTTGGAACCTTCAGACAGGCATTGGTCTTAATGAGTATCATTCCGTTGGCCTTATTTGGAGGAATGTTAGCTTTGAATATCAGAGGAATGTCACTTAATGTATCTTCTGCAGTAGGCTTTATTGCTCTATTTGGAGTGGCTATTCAGAATGGAGTAATTATGGTTTCTCATATCAATACCCTCAGAAAAAATGGAATTCCGCTTAAAGCATCAGTCATTCAGGGAGCAAAGGATCGTTTCAGACCAGTATTAATGACAGCTTCCGTAGCGATCATCGGATTATTACCTGCTTCTCTGGCAACAGGAATCGGTTCTGATGTACAGAGACCTTTGGCTACCGTCATTGTGTATGGATTGATGTTCTCTACATTCCTTACCCTGTTTGTACTTCCTGCCATTTATTATTTAGCTGAATACCGTTTCGATAAACAAAATGCAACCTCTCATGAAATCTAA
- a CDS encoding T9SS type A sorting domain-containing protein encodes MTINLFFRALPAIALLSASAMMAQNFQKMPITSGFTADVIANGVGTSSISTTADVDGVSFAFVARDFKLTPTSSALTYGIPADGIINSVVPSTPGLSYQLGDLSANNSLKLITAGDNGTLVFTTPKAAFKLYMLSTSGSGASIVSATVTFTDSSTQTFSDINISDWYGGSNFAIQGIGRINRDNDNLEPNSTNPRLYQTVLDIDAANQAKPIQSVTITKSSGFGIPNIFAFSVDGYTDCIAPTTDEATGVTANTAQISWTVPASNQTTSYDIYYSTNSAVPASNVNPNHSNVTGTSYTLSNLSPSTTYYYWVRANCSTATSKSAWSLAKSFTTQCGAIVPSYTNDFSSFPGLCWANNLTGGDPTTGPSGTGFSYWGSRSFLNTSANGPSASMNLYSSDRTGWLKTASFNLSAGSYKVKFKYGVTQYYNADSSGMDSDDVVHFLVSNDGGTTWMILQTWDTNNAPSNTSNEYTFDLANFVSANTVFAFYGSTGSQDEDLDYNFYVEDFTVENAQLSTSEVNRQVKKASVHPNPFKDILYISDTRDVKSVAITDTSGRVVKTIEGSVKELDLSRLNSGLYFVTLYFKDGSQSTVKTIKK; translated from the coding sequence ATGACAATAAATTTATTTTTTAGAGCTTTACCTGCTATTGCTCTTCTTTCAGCATCAGCAATGATGGCTCAAAATTTTCAAAAGATGCCGATTACTTCCGGGTTTACGGCAGATGTAATTGCCAACGGAGTAGGGACTTCTTCAATATCTACTACAGCAGACGTTGATGGAGTTTCTTTTGCTTTTGTAGCGAGAGATTTTAAACTTACCCCCACTAGCTCTGCTCTTACGTATGGAATCCCTGCGGATGGTATCATTAATTCAGTGGTACCTTCTACACCTGGTTTAAGTTACCAATTGGGGGATTTAAGTGCTAATAATTCTTTAAAGCTGATCACAGCAGGAGATAATGGAACTCTTGTATTTACTACTCCAAAGGCTGCTTTTAAGCTGTATATGCTTTCAACGAGTGGTAGTGGTGCATCTATAGTAAGTGCAACAGTAACTTTTACAGATAGTTCAACCCAAACATTTTCTGATATTAACATTTCAGACTGGTATGGCGGCTCTAATTTTGCTATTCAGGGGATTGGAAGGATCAATAGAGATAATGATAACTTAGAACCTAATAGTACTAATCCCAGATTGTATCAGACTGTTTTGGATATTGATGCAGCTAATCAGGCTAAACCAATACAAAGTGTAACAATTACAAAAAGCTCCGGCTTCGGAATTCCTAATATTTTTGCCTTTTCAGTAGATGGTTATACTGATTGTATTGCTCCGACAACAGATGAAGCAACCGGAGTTACAGCCAATACTGCTCAGATTTCATGGACGGTTCCGGCAAGTAATCAGACTACAAGTTATGATATTTATTATAGTACTAATTCAGCAGTTCCTGCGAGTAATGTAAATCCTAATCATTCCAATGTTACAGGAACTTCCTATACTCTCAGTAACTTATCTCCAAGTACAACATATTATTATTGGGTAAGAGCCAATTGTAGTACAGCAACAAGCAAGAGTGCATGGTCTCTTGCTAAATCATTTACAACACAATGTGGTGCAATAGTGCCATCGTATACTAATGATTTTAGTAGTTTCCCTGGCCTATGCTGGGCTAATAACTTAACTGGAGGAGATCCTACTACAGGGCCATCAGGTACAGGTTTTTCTTATTGGGGATCGCGTAGTTTTTTAAATACATCAGCTAACGGACCTTCAGCTTCTATGAATTTATACTCCTCAGATAGAACAGGATGGCTTAAGACAGCATCTTTTAATCTCTCTGCAGGTAGCTATAAAGTGAAGTTTAAATATGGAGTAACACAATATTATAATGCGGATTCTTCAGGAATGGATAGTGATGATGTTGTTCATTTCCTGGTTTCCAATGATGGTGGAACTACATGGATGATTCTGCAAACCTGGGATACCAATAATGCTCCGTCTAATACTTCTAATGAATATACGTTCGATCTGGCTAACTTTGTCAGTGCGAATACGGTCTTTGCATTTTATGGCAGCACAGGATCGCAGGATGAAGACCTGGATTATAATTTCTATGTAGAAGATTTTACGGTTGAAAATGCTCAACTAAGTACTTCGGAGGTGAACCGTCAGGTGAAAAAAGCATCAGTTCATCCGAATCCGTTTAAAGATATTCTGTATATTTCAGATACAAGAGATGTTAAGTCAGTTGCTATAACAGATACTTCAGGAAGAGTGGTGAAAACAATTGAAGGTTCTGTGAAAGAGCTGGATCTAAGCAGGCTGAATTCCGGATTGTATTTTGTAACGCTTTACTTTAAAGACGGATCACAATCTACAGTAAAAACGATCAAAAAATAA
- a CDS encoding pyridoxal phosphate-dependent aminotransferase, with product MPNISNRALHMPPSPVRKLVPFALQAKQKGIKVYHLNIGQPDIETPETALNALKNIDLKVLEYALSEGNLDYRNALTEYYHSLGFSDLTPDNFIVTNGGSEALNFAISTLCDDGDEVIIPEPYYANYNGFTSTFDVNVVAVSSTIDTGFALPPIEEFEKKITEKTRAIIICNPGNPTGYLYTREELQKLAEIALKYDIVIISDEVYREYVYDGKQQISILDFPELKENCIVIDSESKRYSMCGVRIGCMVTRSQKIRNAAILFAQARLSPVLLGQIAATAAHQNDGAYIRAVREEYTHRRNVLVDLLNAIPGVICPKPRGAFYCVAELPVDDTEKFAQWLLESYSNNKETIMVAPAGGFYSDPELGKKQVRIAYVLKEEDLRRSVEILKDALKQYREEFSL from the coding sequence ATGCCGAATATTTCAAACAGAGCACTGCATATGCCGCCATCGCCGGTAAGAAAACTGGTTCCCTTTGCGTTACAAGCAAAACAGAAAGGAATAAAAGTATATCACCTTAATATCGGACAGCCTGATATTGAAACTCCGGAAACAGCATTAAATGCTTTAAAGAATATTGATCTTAAAGTATTGGAATATGCACTTTCTGAAGGTAATTTAGACTACAGAAACGCCCTTACAGAATATTATCACTCTCTAGGTTTCTCAGACCTAACCCCTGATAATTTTATTGTTACCAATGGTGGTTCTGAAGCGCTAAATTTTGCCATTTCAACTTTGTGTGATGATGGAGATGAAGTAATTATCCCTGAGCCTTACTATGCTAACTACAATGGGTTTACCAGTACATTTGATGTAAATGTAGTAGCCGTTTCATCTACAATTGATACCGGTTTTGCCTTGCCACCCATTGAAGAGTTTGAAAAAAAGATCACAGAAAAAACCAGAGCAATTATCATTTGTAACCCAGGGAACCCAACAGGATACCTTTACACTCGTGAAGAGCTTCAGAAACTTGCTGAGATTGCTTTAAAATATGACATCGTAATCATTTCTGATGAAGTGTACAGAGAATATGTATATGATGGAAAACAACAGATATCTATTCTTGATTTCCCTGAATTAAAAGAAAACTGCATTGTTATTGATTCAGAATCCAAGCGTTATTCTATGTGTGGAGTAAGAATCGGATGTATGGTTACCCGCTCTCAAAAAATCCGTAATGCTGCGATCCTTTTTGCACAGGCAAGATTAAGCCCTGTTCTTTTAGGACAGATTGCAGCAACAGCAGCTCACCAGAATGACGGAGCTTATATCAGAGCTGTAAGAGAAGAATATACTCACAGAAGAAATGTTTTAGTAGACCTTTTAAATGCTATTCCAGGTGTAATCTGCCCTAAGCCAAGAGGTGCTTTCTATTGTGTTGCCGAACTTCCTGTAGATGATACTGAAAAATTTGCACAATGGCTGCTTGAGTCATATTCTAACAACAAAGAAACCATCATGGTAGCTCCTGCCGGAGGTTTCTACAGTGATCCTGAATTAGGTAAAAAACAGGTAAGAATTGCTTATGTACTGAAAGAAGAAGACCTTAGAAGAAGTGTTGAAATTTTGAAAGATGCTTTAAAACAGTATAGAGAAGAATTCAGCCTATAA
- a CDS encoding DUF1801 domain-containing protein: MQIISNSLDDYLSKIQPERKEPFKKLFDVINENLPKGFEEISNYGMLGWVVPLKTYPAGYHCTPGTPLPFINLASQKNFIALYHMGLYSRPELLDWFVGEYPKHSKKKLDMGKSCVRFKNPEDIPFELIAELSQKMTVEDWISIYESQYKK, encoded by the coding sequence ATGCAAATTATATCAAACTCATTGGATGACTATCTTTCAAAGATTCAGCCGGAAAGAAAGGAGCCGTTTAAAAAACTTTTTGATGTGATTAATGAGAATCTGCCTAAAGGTTTTGAAGAAATTTCCAATTACGGAATGCTAGGCTGGGTGGTTCCATTGAAAACTTATCCTGCGGGATATCATTGTACACCGGGAACACCTTTACCCTTTATCAATCTGGCTTCACAAAAGAACTTTATTGCATTGTATCATATGGGATTGTATTCCAGACCGGAGCTGTTGGATTGGTTTGTGGGAGAATATCCTAAGCATTCCAAGAAAAAGCTGGATATGGGAAAATCCTGCGTCCGTTTCAAAAACCCTGAAGATATTCCTTTTGAACTGATCGCAGAACTGAGTCAGAAAATGACGGTTGAGGATTGGATTAGTATCTACGAATCTCAATATAAGAAATAA
- the murB gene encoding UDP-N-acetylmuramate dehydrogenase, which translates to MQENFSLKPYNTFGVDAQAKYFVEINNIEELKNALIFSKENTLPLLFLGGGSNILLTKNFDGLAIKLNLKGIDEKDLNENEVLITAKAGENWHEFVMYCLSKNYGGLENLSLIPGNVGTSPMQNIGAYGTEIKDVFVNCKVLDLETLELKTFGLQECRFGYRDSIFKQEGKGRYVILEVTFKLTQKDHHIKTEYGAIKSELEKLEIENPSIQDVSQAVINIRQSKLPDPKQTGNAGSFFKNPTIPLAQFEDLKQKFENIQGYPNGNMVKVPAGWLIEQCGWKGKQIGNVASHKLQSLVIINATGEATGKEIFDFSTEIINSVQEKFGIELEREVNII; encoded by the coding sequence ATGCAAGAAAATTTTTCCTTAAAGCCTTACAATACATTTGGTGTTGATGCCCAAGCAAAATACTTTGTTGAAATAAACAACATCGAAGAATTAAAAAACGCTCTCATTTTCTCAAAAGAAAATACTCTTCCTCTTTTATTTTTGGGAGGCGGAAGTAATATTCTGCTGACAAAAAATTTTGACGGACTTGCTATTAAGCTAAATTTAAAAGGAATTGATGAAAAGGATCTTAATGAAAATGAAGTTCTGATTACCGCAAAAGCAGGTGAAAACTGGCATGAATTCGTGATGTACTGCCTGAGTAAAAATTACGGTGGACTGGAAAACCTTTCTTTAATTCCTGGTAATGTTGGAACTTCTCCTATGCAGAATATCGGAGCATACGGAACGGAAATCAAAGATGTATTTGTCAACTGCAAGGTATTGGATTTGGAAACTCTTGAACTTAAAACTTTCGGTCTTCAAGAATGCCGATTTGGCTACAGAGATTCTATTTTCAAGCAGGAAGGAAAAGGGAGATATGTTATTTTGGAAGTTACTTTTAAACTTACCCAAAAAGATCACCATATCAAAACAGAATACGGAGCCATTAAGTCTGAACTGGAAAAACTGGAAATTGAAAATCCCTCTATTCAGGATGTCTCCCAAGCTGTTATTAATATCAGACAAAGCAAATTACCAGATCCTAAGCAAACCGGAAATGCAGGGAGCTTTTTCAAGAATCCAACTATTCCTTTAGCTCAGTTTGAAGATTTAAAGCAGAAATTTGAAAATATTCAGGGATATCCAAATGGCAATATGGTAAAAGTTCCTGCAGGATGGCTCATTGAACAATGTGGATGGAAAGGAAAACAGATTGGAAATGTAGCTTCACACAAACTTCAGTCGTTAGTTATCATCAATGCAACAGGAGAAGCAACAGGAAAAGAAATCTTTGATTTTTCTACGGAGATCATCAATTCTGTACAGGAAAAATTCGGGATAGAACTTGAAAGAGAAGTGAATATTATATAA